AGAAGTTTTTGCAGGAACTAAGAATTCAGAAAACAACTCAGCAGACGATTGGGCGATCTTGCTCCTGAATAAGCCCTTGGGTGAGAAATATGGATATCTAAGATGGAAATCACTTTCTCTCTCAGTGTTGCAAGACTACAAAAAGAAACTATTTGTAACAGGTTATTCTGTTGATTATCCCGATCCAAAACGCTATGCTGACTTGCAAGCAGGTAAGGGCGAGACGGCTGGAGTCCATATTGGCTGTAGTGTAGTCGGCGAATTGGATGGTATGTTTGTGCATGATTGCGACACCAACTCTGGGGCTTCTGGTTCCGCACTGATTGGCAAGATTGATGGTGCTTATCATATTGTCGGACTCCATGCGGCTGGGCTGAAATCGCGTACAGGTAAAGGAATTGAAAACTATGCGGTACAGATTAGTAGGATTGAGGCAGAGTTAAAGAAACGGATGGGTAAGTAGGAAATGTGCGTGATTTACAGAGCCAAGCGCTGTAGACAATTGCCGACTAGCCCAAAAACTTCTCGACACAACGAGCAAAAATCTCTACTCCAGTCGCGAGAACCGTCTCATCGAAATTGAAACGGGGGTGGTGGTGAGGATAGGCTAAACCCTTGTCAGGATTTGCTGAACCAAGAAAGAAATAGCAGCCAGCGACAGCTTCCAAAAAGAAAGAGACATCTTCACCGCCCATCGTTTGACATTCGGGAACAATTCCTGCGGGAGTTTCGATGACGGTTTCGGCAACAGAGCGAACTAACTCAGCGATCGCATAATCATTAATTACAGGTGGATAGAGCTTGGTATAGTCCAATTCGTAAGTAGCACCATGAGCCGCACAAACTCCAGCGATCGCCTCTTCCAAACGTAATACTAACTTTGCGCCAACTTCAGGATTAAAAAACCTCACAGTGCCACTAATCATGGCGGAATCAGCAATAATATTTGTGGCGGAACCTGCGTGAAATTCACCGATGCTGATGACGGCGGATTCGAGAGGGCTAACATTGCGGGACACGATGCTATGAATGGTATTTACCACTTGCGCCGCGACTAAAATCGAATCAATAGTTTGATGGGGAAGTGCGCCATGTCCACCCCGTCCCATAATTTTGCAATAAAAGTATTCCGTTGCCGCCATTAATGCACCACTTCGCACGCCGACCGTACCAAGGGGCAAATTATTCCATAGATGCAACCCAATCACAGCATCAACTTTAGGGTTTTCGAGTACTCCCGCCTCGATCATCGGTTTTGCACCCCCTGGTCCCTCTTCGGCAGGCTGGAAAATAATTTTCACCGTGCCGCTAAAATCGGCGCGATGTTCCCAGAGATATTTTGCTGTACCCAAGGCGATCGCCGTATGTCCGTCATGACCGCAAGCGTGCATCAGCCCGTCAATTTGCGATTTATAACTAATGATATTTTCTTCTTGAATTGGTAGCGCATCCATATCGGCACGGATTGCTAAAACCTTGTTGCCGCCTTTTTTGGTTCCTGCGATCGTGGCGACAATGCCTGTTTGGGCTATGCCTGTTTGGTGTGGAATACCCCATGCAGTTAATTTTTCAGCGATCGCATTAGCTGTACGCTTTTCTTTAAACC
This genomic stretch from Pseudanabaena galeata CCNP1313 harbors:
- a CDS encoding M20 metallopeptidase family protein, which gives rise to MTFATTASPTHTNFKIRADILDLKSSLIQWRRDFHRFPELGFKEKRTANAIAEKLTAWGIPHQTGIAQTGIVATIAGTKKGGNKVLAIRADMDALPIQEENIISYKSQIDGLMHACGHDGHTAIALGTAKYLWEHRADFSGTVKIIFQPAEEGPGGAKPMIEAGVLENPKVDAVIGLHLWNNLPLGTVGVRSGALMAATEYFYCKIMGRGGHGALPHQTIDSILVAAQVVNTIHSIVSRNVSPLESAVISIGEFHAGSATNIIADSAMISGTVRFFNPEVGAKLVLRLEEAIAGVCAAHGATYELDYTKLYPPVINDYAIAELVRSVAETVIETPAGIVPECQTMGGEDVSFFLEAVAGCYFFLGSANPDKGLAYPHHHPRFNFDETVLATGVEIFARCVEKFLG